A window of Calliopsis andreniformis isolate RMS-2024a chromosome 3, iyCalAndr_principal, whole genome shotgun sequence contains these coding sequences:
- the LOC143177546 gene encoding omega-amidase NIT2-like, whose amino-acid sequence MLRVNIVTQRLRAMSTFRVALVQHAVGENKSANLARAVSFIERAKQQKADVIVLPECFNSPYGTSHFAKYAENIPDGESSIALSEAAKKNNVYVIGGTIPEREVDKLYNTCTIWSPDGTLIVKHRKMHLFDIDIKGKITFRESDVLSPGNSLTMVEVKGCKIGIGICYDIRFEEMARLYRNKGCQMLIYPAAFNMTTGPLHWSLLQRSRANDNQLYVACISPARGSPPGYVAWGHTQLTNPWGEILHELDASEDMIVADIDLKVVDEVRSQIPTFSQRRTDLYDTLWKKD is encoded by the exons ATGCTACGCGTAAACATCGTAACACAAAGGTTACGAGCAATGTCAA CGTTTCGTGTGGCGCTAGTACAGCATGCAGTTGGCGAAAATAAATCAGCAAACTTAGCACGAGCAGTTTCGTTTATCGAACGCGCGAAACAGCAAAAAGCTGACGTTATCGTGCTTCCTGAATGCTTTAATTCACCATATGGAACGT CACATTTTGCGAAATATGCTGAGAACATCCCTGATGGTGAATCAAGTATTGCTTTATCAGAAGCGGCTAAAAAGAATAACGTTTACGTGATCGGTGGTACAATACCCGAAAGGGAAGTCGATAAATTGTACAACACTTGCACCATTTGGTCACCCGACGGAACTCTGATAGTAAAGCACAGAAAG ATGCATTTATTTGACATCGATATTAAAGGGAAAATCACTTTCCGCGAGAGTGATGTTTTAAGTCCAGGCAATTCGTTGACAATGGTTGAAGTGAAAGGCTGTAAAATAGGCATTGGCATTTGTTATGATATCAGATTCGAAGAGATGGCGCGTCTTTATCGGAACAAAG GTTGTCAAATGCTGATATATCCAGCGGCATTCAATATGACCACCGGACCACTGCACTGGTCGTTACTACAGCGTTCCAGAGCAAATGACAATCAACTGTACGTCGCTTGTATATCGCCGGCTCGTGGCTCTCCACCCGGTTACGTCGCATGGGGGCATACTCAGTTAACCAACCCCTGGGGAGAAATTCTTCACGAGCTAGATGCCTCCGAAGACATGATAGTCGCCGATATAG ATTTGAAAGTCGTAGATGAAGTGAGAAGCCAGATACCAACATTTTCTCAGAGACGAACTGATTTATATGATACTCTTTGGAAAAAAGATTAA
- the LOC143177545 gene encoding G-patch domain and KOW motifs-containing protein-like, which yields MAEEGKKISFGFAKSIKKTVLKNTLPQEEKKVDYIECLDEKGIKVIGEEEKKDEPLVIPLLGSKTWHDRIINKVDADIFESKAKEKPEDDNIKQEGKCEVPNGNTSPQNKSVKKTEVAENNENKVVTLEEQAAKEIIEELSHKEEQIEKKELTLPLVGDESLRGKEQSTLDDYERIPVDAFGVAMLRGMGWQPGKGIGKNEKIVSAVAPEMRPKGMGLGADKVTLQKQNTDSKKQDEELKIEKGTFVKIIAGKQSNSYGQIEGFDDDAGRLIIKLALGGNTISVNEFMVQPVTKSEYSKNAKVLNVKKFEEYKDKESKELKHTSKKRNSTSPETSENGEDDNGSVDEKKKEDTIHEKSKHDKMDKKTKNRKRYSESDIDSDKDYGKRRKQERSRSKSADSYKLKKSKKSKKHKKHDSSPERSSKKHKKKDKEREKTRDKRSRDHRDKRKHKKRGRSRSRSSSKR from the exons ATGGCAGAAGAAGGAAAGAAGATATCCTTTGGTTTTGCTAAATCTATTAAAAAGACTGTTTTAAAAAATACTCTGCCACAAGAAGAGAAAAAAGTAGATTACATCGAATGTCTCGATGAAAAGGGTATTAAAGTGATAGG tgaagaagaaaagaaggatGAGCCCCTTGTTATTCCACTGTTGGGTTCAAAAACTTGGCACGATAGAATCATTAATAAAGTAGATGCTGATATATTCGAGTCCAAGGCAAAAGAAAAGCCAGAAGATGATAACATTAAACAGGAAGGAAAATGTGAAGTACCTAACGGAAATACATCACCACAAAACAAATCTGTTAAAAAGACAGAAGTAGCAGAGAATAATGAGAATAAAGTTGTAACATTAGAAGAACAGGCAGCTAAAGAAATAATTGAAGAGTTGTCTCATAAAGAAGAACAGATTGAAAAAAAAGAACTAACTTTACCATTAGTAGGTGATGAATCATTGAGGGGCAAAGAGCAG TCTACATTAGATGATTATGAAAGAATTCCTGTTGACGCTTTTGGAGTAGCAATGTTACGAGGGATGGGATGGCAGCCTGGTAAAGGAATTGGTAAAAATGAAAA AATTGTCTCAGCTGTTGCTCCTGAAATGCGTCCGAAAGGTATGGGACTTGGAGCAGATAAAGTGACATTACAGAAACAAAATACAGACTCTAAAAAGCAAGATGAAGAACTTAAAATCGAGAAAGGAACTTTTGTTAAAATAATAGCTGGAAAACagagtaatagttatggtcaaatTGAAGGATTTGATGATGATGCAGGAAGACTTATAATAAAACTTGCCCTTGGAGGAAATACTATATCTGTGAATGAATTTATGGTCCAACCAGTAACCAAATCAGAGTATTCAAAAAATGCGAAAGTTCTAA ATGTTAAGAAATTTGAAGAGTATAAGGACAAAGAATCAAAGGAACTCAAGCATACAAGTAAGAAAAGAAATTCAACTTCTCCTGAAACTTCAGAGAATGGTGAAGATGACAACGGAAGTGTTgatgagaaaaagaaagaagataCTATACATGAAAAAAGTAAACATGATAAAATGGACAAAAAGACAAAAAATCGAAAAAGATATTCAGAATCAGACATTGATAGTGACAAGGACTatggaaaaagaagaaaacaagAGAGGAGCAGATCCAAAAGCGCTGATTCatacaaattaaaaaaatcAAAAAAATCAAAAAAGCACAAGAAACACGATAGTTCCCCAGAAAGATCGAGTAAAAAACATAAGAAGAAAGacaaagaaagagaaaaaacaCGAGATAAGAGATCGAGGGATCACAGAGATAAAAGGAAACACAAAAAACGGGGCAGATCAAGATCCCGATCATCTAGTAAACGATAA